The following proteins are encoded in a genomic region of Phragmites australis chromosome 9, lpPhrAust1.1, whole genome shotgun sequence:
- the LOC133929320 gene encoding transcription factor LATE FLOWERING-like, which produces MDAFGGWSTPYAAEPCLPSRPSDDGLLSPFLCASLDGLRFDHGDLDLPSSHPIPNLMHCHDGAGHSDDVPTAFMGLYSTDVLPSVAVIHGAVDDGLLDTFAYVPNVVAEEHARAAVSNTAFSGYSSTTGGNGNISSGESNTYGDGHDTEVASPCAMSWPALPQTTTVPPSKRKLDKYPAIAASATTAEKAAAERRGAKRAAATSSSSTRITFGGQEQDHNHQAASGAPLGGGYEPDAEAIAQVKEMIYRAAAMRPVHQLVCAAAAEPSQNKPRRKNVRISSEPQTVAARLRRERVSQRLRVLQLLVPGGSRMDTASMLDEAASYLKFLKSQLKALETGNPSSGSYHNGGSLQNYTDSLGGTSASTVLAFGRDGAIGGYVKSNRNMQL; this is translated from the coding sequence ATGGACGCCTTCGGCGGCTGGAGTACGCCATATGCAGCAGAGCCATGCCTGCCTAGCCGCCCGAGCGACGACGGCCTCCTCAGCCCCTTCCTGTGCGCAAGCCTCGACGGCCTTCGGTTCGATCATGGCGATCTCGATCTGCCCTCGTCGCACCCGATTCCGAACCTCATGCACTGCCACGACGGCGCGGGTCATTCCGACGACGTACCAACAGCCTTCATGGGCCTGTACTCGACGGACGTGCTGCCGAGCGTCGCCGTCATCCACGGCGCAGTGGACGACGGCCTCCTTGACACGTTCGCGTACGTCCCGAACGTCGTCGCCGAGGAGCACGCGCGGGCCGCCGTGTCGAACACCGCCTTCTCCGGATACAGCAGCACCACGGGAGGCAACGGCAACATCTCCTCCGGCGAGTCCAACACGTACGGCGACGGCCACGATACGGAGGTGGCGTCGCCGTGCGCCATGTCGTGGCCAGCGCTGCCTCAGACAACGACCGTGCCTCCCTCGAAGCGGAAGCTGGACAAGTACCCCGCGATAGCTGCATCGGCAACAACGGCGGAGAAGGCAGCAGCTGAGCGGCGTGGTGCCAAGCGAGCCGCCgcgacgtcgtcgtcgtcgaccaGAATCACGTTCGGGGGGCAGGAGCAAGACCACAACCACCAGGCAGCATCAGGGGCGCCGCTCGGCGGCGGGTACGAGCCGGACGCGGAGGCGATAGCGCAGGTGAAGGAGATGATCTACCGCGCGGCGGCGATGCGGCCGGTGCACCAGCTCGTCTGCGCGGCCGCCGCCGAGCCATCCCAGAACAAGCCGCGGCGCAAGAATGTGCGGATATCGAGCGAGCCGCAGACAGTGGCGGCGCGGCTGCGGCGGGAGAGGGTCAGCCAGCGCCTGCGCGTGCTGCAGCTGCTTGTGCCCGGCGGCAGCAGGATGGACACGGCGTCCATGCTCGACGAGGCCGCCAGCTACCTCAAGTTCCTCAAGTCGCAGCTCAAGGCGCTGGAAACTGGAAACCCTAGCAGTGGTAGCTACCACAACGGCGGCTCGCTGCAGAATTACACGGACAGCCTTGGTGGTACCAGTGCTAGCACTGTACTTGCCTTTGGAAGAGATGGCGCCATTGGTGGCTACGTAAAATCCAACAGGAACATGCAATTGTAG
- the LOC133929321 gene encoding probable cytokinin riboside 5'-monophosphate phosphoribohydrolase LOGL7 produces MGDGAAAPPSRFRTICVFCGSNAGRRKVFGDAALELGHELVRKGINLVYGGGSIGLMGVIAQTVHDGGCPVLGVIPKALMAIEISGESVGEVKIVADMHERKAEMARQSEAFIALPGGYGTMEELLEMITWSQLGIHDKPVGLLNVDGYYDPLLALFEKGATEGFINPDCRQIFVSAPTASELLTKMEQYTRLHQEVAPATSWEISDLGYGKGSPADS; encoded by the exons ATGGGCGACGgagcggcggccccgccgagcagGTTCCGTACGATCTGCGTGTTCTGCGGCAGCAACGCCGGCCGACGCAAGGTGTTCGGGGACGCAGCCCTCGAGCTTGGCCACGAGCTG GTGAGGAAGGGGATCAATTTGGTCTACGGCGGCGGCAGCATCGGGCTGATGGGCGTGATTGCGCAGACGGTTCACGATGGCGGCTGCCCCGTCCTTGG GGTGATTCCTAAAGCGCTCATGGCTATTGAG ATATCAGGTGAAAGTGTGGGAGAAGTGAAGATTGTAGCTGACATGCATGAGAGGAAAGCTGAGATGGCTCGACAATCCGAAGCGTTCATCGCTCTTCCAG GGGGATATGGAACAATGGAGGAGTTGTTAGAAATGATAACATGGTCCCAACTTGGAATTCATGACAAACCA GTTGGGTTGCTGAATGTCGATGGTTACTACGATCCGCTGCTTGCACTATTCGAAAAAGGCGCAACGGAAGGTTTCATTAACCCTGATTGTAGGCAAATATTTGTTTCTGCGCCTACTGCAAGTGAACTGCTGACAAAGATGGAG CAATACACTCGGTTACACCAGGAGGTAGCCCCAGCAACGAGCTGGGAGATTTCAGACCTCGGTTACGGGAAAGGCTCACCGGCAGACTCCTAG
- the LOC133928181 gene encoding uncharacterized protein LOC133928181: MRGRGQRRSGRGGVEGGRRQASRLVAKKMNPYAYRALSDCRLLASYAPSSPHSSAPPSLVIISRLLPSPLLPNETLPPVRSALDFSAEQPDWSPQQCRTEFGREREGETSNSRARGVTPARQRHSTAVRGGRGWVLCCLVRFAPREPPLIDGEPSAEEESESEEDKPEEEEESSDNSDDDEETVDLGNNKVTDEYNGDSNDEELEEEGDSEEGSDEEEPNEEGDDDNDEGDEEPKEEEEKAEGDDNDDDGNKDEEGYEEDPNNPHWS; encoded by the exons ATGCGCGGCCGCGGGCAACGTCGTAGCGGACGAGGTGGCGTCGAGGGAGGGCGGCGGCAGGCCAGCAGGTTGGTGGCGAAGAAGATGAACCCGTACGCATACCGCGCCCTCAGCGACTGCCGCCTCCTCGCCTCGTACGCACCGTCGTCTCCACACAGCTCCGCGCCTCCTTCCTTGGTCATCATATCCCGGCTCCTGCCGTCGCCGTTGCTCCCGAACGAAACGCTTCCTCCGGTCAGATCAGCACTTGATTTCAGCGCGGAGCAACCGGATTGGTCGCCGCAACAATGCCGTACGGAATTCGGACGCGAAAGGGAAGGGGAGACGAGTAACTCACGGGCGCGCGGCGTTACTCCTGCTCGGCAGAGGCACTCCACGGCGGTGCGGGGCGGCCGGGGGTGGGTGTTGTGCTGCCTCGTTCGCTTTGCGCCGCGG GAGCCACCTTTAATCGACGGTGAGCCCAGTGCTGAGGAGGAGTCCGAGTCTGAGGAAGACAAGcccgaggaagaggaagagtcgAGCGACAATAGCGACGATGATGAAGAGACGGTGGATTTGGGCAACAACAAGGTCACCGATGAGTACAACGGTGACTCCAATGACGAGGAGCTTGAGGAGGAGGGTGACAGCGAGGAGGGCTCCGATGAGGAGGAGCCAAATGAGGAGGGTGACGATGACAACGATGAGGGCGATGAGGAGcctaaggaggaggaggagaaggccgaGGGAGATGATAATGATGACGATGGCAACAAGGATGAGGAAGGCTATGAGGAGGACCCTAACAACCCACACTGGTCCTAG